In Halopseudomonas xinjiangensis, a single genomic region encodes these proteins:
- the sfsA gene encoding DNA/RNA nuclease SfsA produces MPFEVPLLPGRLVKRYKRFFADVALDDGREVTVHCPNTGSMLRCGAPGSRVWVSLQDRPGRKLPGTWELVETDDGALACVHSARANKVVAASLKAGLIEPLASYAVQRAEVCLERGKSRFDFLLSEPGECVVEVKSVTLGMGAGEGAFPDAVSVRGQKHLLELMDIADSGRRACLLFCVMHSGIDHVRPADEIDPAYGRVLRQAIDRGVEVIACSVWPTPLGLEVRGQLPVRA; encoded by the coding sequence ATTCCATTCGAGGTGCCGCTCCTCCCGGGACGGCTGGTCAAACGCTACAAACGGTTCTTTGCCGATGTCGCGCTTGACGACGGTCGAGAGGTGACCGTTCATTGTCCGAACACCGGCTCCATGCTGCGCTGCGGAGCGCCTGGCAGCCGGGTCTGGGTCAGCCTGCAAGATCGACCGGGTCGCAAACTGCCCGGCACTTGGGAGCTGGTCGAAACGGACGATGGAGCGCTGGCCTGCGTACATAGTGCCCGCGCCAACAAGGTGGTCGCCGCGTCGTTGAAGGCCGGGCTGATCGAGCCACTGGCGAGCTATGCAGTGCAGCGTGCAGAAGTCTGTCTGGAACGGGGAAAGAGCCGCTTCGATTTCCTGCTGAGCGAGCCTGGCGAATGCGTGGTGGAGGTCAAGAGCGTGACCCTAGGCATGGGCGCGGGGGAGGGCGCTTTTCCTGACGCGGTGAGCGTGCGCGGGCAGAAGCATCTCCTTGAGCTCATGGATATCGCCGACTCGGGGCGACGCGCCTGCCTGCTGTTCTGCGTCATGCATAGCGGGATAGATCACGTGCGGCCAGCTGATGAGATCGATCCCGCCTACGGGCGGGTATTACGCCAGGCGATCGACAGGGGCGTGGAGGTCATCGCCTGCTCGGTATGGCCTACGCCTCTGGGGCTGGAAGTCCGCGGTCAGTTGCCGGTGCGGGCATGA
- a CDS encoding sigma-54-dependent transcriptional regulator yields MSHILVVEDEAIIRSALRRLLERHQYQVSEAGSVHEAVERFTLGDFDLIISDLRLPGEPGTELIRKAPDTPVLIMTSYASLRSAVDSMKLGAVDYIAKPFDHDEMLQAVARIIQDHSKRRSQAPAAPAAKPEATGAGQPATGSDMGIIGSSPAMQTLFKRINKVAPTDSTVLIQGESGTGKELVARALHQNSRRTKAPLISVNCAAIPETLIESELFGHEKGAFTGATAGRTGLVEAADGGTLFLDEIGELPLEAQARLLRVLQEGEIRRVGSVQSHRVDVRLVAATHRDLKTLARQGLFREDLYYRLNVIELRLPPLRERGEDVMLIAEALLQRAGGNMNIDDLHFNRQAVAAIRRYPWPGNVRELENAIERAAILCDESEISLDLLGIDVDAEYERASEAASALETMRHPNSESQEPTEDLSLEDYFQHFVLEHQEHMTETELANKLGISRKCLWERRQRLGIPRKKTANS; encoded by the coding sequence ATGTCACACATTCTGGTTGTTGAAGACGAAGCCATCATCCGTTCGGCACTCCGACGGCTGCTGGAGCGCCACCAATACCAGGTTAGCGAAGCGGGTTCGGTGCACGAAGCGGTCGAGCGTTTCACGCTGGGGGATTTCGATCTCATCATTAGCGATCTGCGTCTGCCCGGCGAGCCGGGTACCGAACTGATACGCAAGGCGCCGGACACTCCAGTTCTGATCATGACCAGCTATGCGAGCCTGCGCTCGGCGGTCGATTCGATGAAGCTCGGCGCCGTGGACTATATTGCCAAGCCCTTCGACCACGACGAAATGCTCCAGGCGGTAGCGCGGATCATCCAGGATCACAGCAAGCGGCGCAGCCAGGCGCCGGCCGCTCCGGCAGCAAAACCTGAAGCGACAGGTGCCGGTCAGCCCGCCACCGGCAGCGACATGGGGATCATCGGCTCCAGTCCGGCGATGCAGACACTTTTCAAGCGCATCAACAAGGTCGCGCCGACCGACTCGACCGTGCTCATCCAGGGTGAATCGGGCACAGGCAAGGAGCTCGTTGCCCGCGCACTGCATCAGAATTCCCGGCGTACCAAGGCTCCCTTGATTTCGGTCAACTGCGCCGCGATTCCCGAAACGCTCATTGAGTCGGAGTTGTTCGGCCACGAAAAAGGCGCCTTTACCGGGGCCACGGCCGGTCGGACCGGGCTGGTCGAGGCGGCCGACGGCGGCACCCTGTTTCTCGATGAAATCGGCGAGCTCCCGCTGGAAGCGCAGGCCCGGTTGCTGCGTGTGCTGCAGGAAGGCGAGATTCGCCGGGTCGGTTCGGTGCAGTCGCACCGCGTCGATGTGCGTCTGGTCGCGGCCACGCACCGTGATCTGAAGACCTTGGCGCGCCAAGGCCTGTTTCGCGAAGACCTTTATTATCGATTGAATGTCATCGAACTTCGGCTGCCGCCGCTGCGCGAACGCGGCGAAGACGTGATGTTGATCGCTGAAGCCCTGCTCCAGCGCGCCGGCGGGAACATGAACATCGACGATCTGCATTTCAACCGCCAAGCAGTTGCCGCAATCCGCCGCTACCCTTGGCCAGGCAACGTACGCGAACTGGAAAACGCGATCGAGCGCGCCGCGATCCTGTGCGACGAGTCAGAGATTTCGCTCGATCTGCTGGGCATTGACGTGGACGCGGAATACGAGCGCGCTTCCGAGGCGGCCAGCGCCCTGGAAACCATGCGCCACCCAAATAGCGAAAGCCAGGAGCCGACCGAGGATCTGTCGCTTGAGGACTACTTCCAGCATTTCGTTCTCGAGCACCAGGAACACATGACCGAGACCGAACTGGCGAACAAGCTCGGCATCAGCCGTAAATGTCTATGGGAAAGACGCCAGCGTCTGGGCATCCCACGCAAGAAAACCGCCAACTCCTGA
- the gluQRS gene encoding tRNA glutamyl-Q(34) synthetase GluQRS: MHAQPYVGRFAPTPSGHLHFGSLVAALASFLDARHQRGVWLVRVEDLDQPRVVSGATEHILRTLECYGLEWDGEIVYQSQRIERYESILASWLVEGKAYHCDCSRQQIAAYGGVYPGTCASRGLVAAGDRAIRVRVPAEPLGFVDRLQGPVSQSLQDEVGDIAVRRRDGVIAYQLAVVADDIAQGVTDVVRGADLLDSTPRQIWLYHLLGEALPAYLHVPLIMRPDGEKLSKRLGSAPLEPQRTAITLWRALAALRQAPPRSLHGAGVKELLAWAIANWRVEAIPATAHILEDSI, encoded by the coding sequence ATGCATGCCCAGCCTTACGTTGGACGTTTCGCTCCCACTCCCAGCGGTCACCTTCACTTCGGCTCCCTTGTCGCGGCACTCGCGAGCTTTCTTGACGCCCGCCACCAGCGGGGCGTCTGGCTGGTACGTGTCGAGGATCTGGATCAACCGCGCGTGGTATCCGGCGCCACCGAGCACATCCTCCGCACGCTGGAATGTTACGGGCTGGAATGGGACGGGGAGATCGTCTATCAGAGCCAGCGGATCGAACGATACGAATCCATCCTCGCAAGCTGGCTGGTCGAAGGTAAAGCCTACCATTGCGACTGTTCGCGCCAGCAGATAGCCGCGTACGGCGGCGTCTACCCGGGGACCTGCGCCAGCCGCGGGCTGGTTGCAGCGGGCGATCGCGCCATACGGGTGCGGGTACCCGCTGAACCGTTAGGCTTCGTCGACCGGCTCCAGGGGCCTGTCTCGCAGAGCCTGCAGGACGAGGTCGGCGACATAGCAGTACGTCGCCGCGACGGAGTCATCGCGTATCAACTGGCTGTGGTAGCCGATGACATCGCCCAGGGCGTGACCGATGTGGTGCGCGGCGCCGATCTGCTCGACTCAACCCCTCGGCAGATCTGGTTGTACCATTTGCTGGGGGAGGCGCTACCGGCGTACTTGCATGTCCCGCTGATCATGCGACCCGATGGCGAAAAGCTCAGCAAACGGCTGGGCTCGGCTCCTCTCGAGCCGCAGCGTACCGCGATAACGCTCTGGCGCGCGCTGGCTGCATTGCGGCAGGCACCGCCTCGCAGCCTGCACGGAGCAGGCGTGAAGGAATTGCTCGCGTGGGCCATTGCCAACTGGCGGGTTGAAGCCATTCCTGCGACAGCCCACATCCTTGAAGACAGCATCTAG
- a CDS encoding Rieske (2Fe-2S) protein, which yields MPTSPKPQPVALCRLDDLADPGSRGVVHAGESLLVVRQGANAQVFVNRCPHRGIPLEWVPDQFLDSSGRLIQCATHGALFLPDTGECVSGPCAGQHLIRRDSHVKDGLLWLD from the coding sequence ATGCCAACCTCTCCCAAACCCCAACCCGTCGCGCTCTGCCGCCTCGATGATCTCGCCGACCCCGGTAGCCGCGGCGTCGTGCACGCTGGGGAATCGCTGCTGGTGGTACGGCAGGGCGCGAACGCGCAGGTCTTCGTCAATCGCTGTCCTCATCGAGGCATTCCCCTTGAATGGGTTCCGGACCAGTTTCTCGACAGCTCCGGGCGTTTGATTCAGTGCGCTACCCACGGCGCGCTGTTTCTGCCCGACACCGGCGAATGCGTGAGCGGGCCCTGTGCAGGCCAGCACCTGATCAGGCGCGACAGCCACGTGAAAGACGGCCTGCTCTGGCTGGACTGA
- a CDS encoding sensor histidine kinase, with protein sequence MSFDLGLLVATSVIYLLALFGVAWVTERGLLPQALLRHPAVYTLSLGVYASAWAFYGTVGLAYQYGYGFLTYYLGICGAFLLAPVLLNQILRITRTYQLSSLADLFAFRFRSTWAGTLTTLFMLIGVLPLLALQIQAVADSVQILTRDPTQHSIAFGFCILIILFAILFGARHISTREKHEGLVIAIAFESLVKLISIGAIGLYALYGVFDGPASLELWLNNNQQALRTLHTPLQEGPWRTLLLVFFAAAIVMPHMYHMAFTENLNPRAMATASWGLPLFLLLMSLAVPPIMWAGLHLNVSTNPEYFTLGLGVAAGADWLTLLAYVGGLSAASGLIIVVTLALSGMVLNHLVLPVYQPSADNNIYRWLRWTRRSLIAAIILASYGFYRLLGAEQDLANLGIASFVATVQFLPGALSVLYWPQANRRGFIGGLIAGMTVWAVTLLLPLVTETSSLQLFGISLSFNEDTWHVAAIASLAANIIVLTLVSLFTQRSSEERGAAEACSVDNVSRTQRMELVANSPQEFAQQLAKPLGNKTAQQEVEQALRDLKLPFDERRPYALRRLRDRLEANLSGLMGPAVAQEIIETFLPFKLGREGYVTQDIHFIENRLEDYHSRLTGLAAELDALRRYHRQTLQDLPMGVCSLAKDNEVLMWNRAMQSLTGIVADSVIGSRLANLPAPWNELLERFVEDQSAHLHKQKLMVDGRTHWLNLHKAAIDEPGNVGSGLVLLIEDQTETQMLEDELIHSERLASIGRLAAGVAHEIGNPITGIACLAQNLREESDQPEFKEMAEQVLEQTRRVSRIVQSMVNFAHVGSRHNNANEEVDMQACAGEAIHLLSLNRKGPEVRYVNLCDPDHLVSGDSQRLVQVLINLLGNARDASSNGDTITVSTREDEHRVLLLVEDQGSGIDREIMDRLFEPFFTTKEPGTGTGLGLALVYSIIEEHYGQITVDSPVDQATMRGTRFTITLPRYSAIGNGVAT encoded by the coding sequence ATGAGCTTTGACCTGGGGCTGTTGGTCGCTACCAGCGTCATCTATCTGCTAGCCCTGTTCGGCGTAGCCTGGGTCACCGAGCGTGGCCTGCTGCCGCAGGCGCTGCTGCGCCATCCTGCGGTGTATACGCTATCGCTGGGCGTCTATGCCAGTGCGTGGGCGTTCTACGGCACAGTAGGCCTGGCCTATCAGTACGGCTATGGCTTTCTCACCTACTATCTAGGGATCTGCGGGGCGTTTCTGCTGGCGCCGGTGTTGCTCAACCAAATCCTGCGCATTACCCGAACCTATCAGTTGTCCTCGCTCGCCGACCTGTTCGCCTTTCGCTTTCGCAGCACCTGGGCGGGCACCCTGACCACCCTGTTCATGCTGATTGGCGTGCTGCCGCTGCTCGCACTGCAGATTCAGGCGGTCGCCGACTCGGTTCAGATCCTCACCCGCGACCCGACCCAGCATTCGATCGCCTTCGGCTTCTGTATTCTCATCATCCTGTTCGCCATCCTGTTCGGCGCCCGGCATATCTCCACTCGAGAGAAACACGAGGGGCTGGTGATCGCCATCGCCTTCGAGTCCCTGGTCAAACTGATCTCGATTGGCGCCATCGGGCTATACGCGCTGTACGGCGTATTCGACGGTCCGGCCAGCCTTGAGCTGTGGCTGAACAACAATCAGCAGGCATTGCGTACGCTGCACACGCCGCTTCAGGAAGGCCCGTGGCGCACGCTCCTGCTGGTGTTTTTCGCTGCGGCGATCGTCATGCCACACATGTACCACATGGCCTTTACCGAGAACCTCAATCCCCGGGCAATGGCCACCGCGAGCTGGGGCCTGCCGTTATTCCTGCTACTGATGAGCCTGGCCGTCCCGCCGATCATGTGGGCAGGCCTGCATCTGAACGTGTCGACCAATCCCGAGTACTTCACCCTGGGCCTCGGCGTGGCAGCCGGAGCCGACTGGCTGACGCTGCTGGCGTATGTCGGCGGTCTCTCGGCAGCCAGCGGACTGATCATCGTGGTGACCCTCGCATTGTCGGGGATGGTGCTGAATCATCTGGTGCTCCCGGTTTATCAGCCGAGCGCTGATAACAATATCTACCGCTGGCTGCGCTGGACCCGGCGTAGCCTGATCGCGGCGATCATTCTGGCCAGCTACGGCTTTTACCGGTTGCTCGGCGCCGAACAGGATCTGGCCAACCTTGGCATCGCCTCGTTTGTCGCTACGGTGCAATTTCTTCCCGGTGCGCTGTCGGTGCTGTACTGGCCGCAGGCCAATCGGCGCGGTTTCATTGGCGGTTTGATTGCCGGTATGACGGTTTGGGCAGTTACTTTGCTGTTGCCGCTGGTGACGGAGACCAGCAGCCTGCAGCTGTTCGGGATTTCGCTGAGTTTCAATGAGGACACCTGGCACGTGGCGGCAATCGCCTCGCTGGCAGCGAATATCATCGTGCTCACACTGGTGTCGCTTTTCACCCAGCGCTCCAGCGAAGAGCGCGGCGCGGCAGAAGCCTGTTCGGTGGACAACGTCAGCCGCACCCAGCGCATGGAGCTGGTCGCCAATTCTCCGCAGGAATTCGCCCAGCAACTGGCCAAGCCTCTGGGCAACAAGACGGCCCAACAGGAAGTCGAGCAGGCATTGCGCGACCTTAAGCTGCCGTTCGATGAACGCCGCCCCTACGCCCTGCGCCGACTTCGTGACCGGCTCGAGGCCAACCTGTCCGGCCTGATGGGACCGGCCGTGGCCCAGGAGATCATCGAAACCTTCCTGCCTTTCAAGCTCGGCCGTGAGGGTTACGTCACGCAGGACATCCACTTCATCGAAAACCGGCTGGAAGACTATCATTCGCGGCTGACCGGTCTGGCTGCCGAACTGGATGCACTGCGCCGCTATCACCGCCAGACCCTGCAGGATCTGCCGATGGGCGTCTGCTCGCTGGCCAAGGACAACGAAGTGCTGATGTGGAACCGCGCCATGCAGTCACTCACCGGCATCGTCGCCGACAGCGTGATCGGTTCGCGCCTGGCTAATCTGCCGGCACCGTGGAACGAGCTGCTGGAGCGTTTTGTGGAAGACCAGTCGGCGCACCTGCACAAGCAGAAGCTGATGGTTGACGGTCGCACGCACTGGCTGAACCTGCACAAGGCAGCCATCGACGAGCCGGGCAATGTGGGCAGCGGCCTGGTCCTGCTGATCGAAGATCAGACCGAGACGCAGATGCTCGAAGACGAACTGATCCACTCCGAACGCCTCGCATCGATCGGCCGCCTGGCCGCTGGCGTCGCGCATGAAATCGGCAACCCGATTACCGGCATTGCCTGCCTGGCGCAGAATCTTCGCGAGGAGTCGGATCAGCCGGAGTTCAAGGAGATGGCCGAACAGGTGCTTGAGCAGACGCGGCGGGTGTCGCGTATCGTGCAATCGATGGTCAACTTCGCTCACGTCGGCAGCCGGCACAACAACGCCAACGAAGAAGTCGATATGCAGGCCTGCGCGGGTGAAGCGATACATTTGCTGTCACTCAATCGCAAAGGCCCCGAGGTCAGATATGTTAACCTTTGCGACCCGGACCATCTGGTCTCTGGCGACAGCCAGCGGCTCGTGCAGGTACTGATCAATCTGCTCGGCAACGCCCGGGATGCCAGTAGTAATGGCGATACCATCACGGTATCGACGCGGGAGGACGAGCACCGCGTGCTCCTTCTGGTCGAAGATCAGGGCAGCGGTATCGACCGCGAAATCATGGACCGTCTGTTCGAGCCGTTTTTCACCACCAAGGAGCCAGGGACAGGTACCGGGCTCGGATTGGCACTGGTTTACTCGATTATCGAAGAGCATTATGGCCAGATCACCGTAGATAGCCCGGTCGATCAGGCAACCATGCGGGGAACACGCTTTACCATCACTCTTCCCCGCTACAGCGCAATAGGTAACGGCGTTGCGACCTGA
- a CDS encoding FecCD family ABC transporter permease: MKRPEIVIGLLIIVLLLSMLASLASGAVSIAPADVVQALFAWTGQSDVAATEQMIVEQIRLPRTLMGAIIGATLGLTGAAMQGLFRNPLADPGLIGVSGGAALGAALIIVLGSGLVAVLPGGLEPYLTALGAFVGGVLSTVLVYRLGRSLHGGSVANMLLAGVAITTLSGALIGLLGYLADNAMLRTLTFWNMGTLAHASYERVAMLAICCALVWWRLPRRAKALNALLLGESEAHHLGVPVERLKFELIVLTALGVAASVAAAGLIGFVGLMVPHFARLMFGPDHRRVLPASMLIGASLLLFADIAARLLLLPAELPLGILTAVIGAPFFLALLVRMRAGAGHD, from the coding sequence ATGAAGCGGCCTGAAATAGTGATCGGACTACTCATCATAGTGCTGCTGCTGAGCATGCTCGCTTCGTTGGCCAGTGGTGCGGTATCCATCGCGCCAGCGGACGTCGTCCAGGCGCTCTTCGCCTGGACTGGCCAGTCTGACGTTGCGGCGACCGAGCAGATGATTGTCGAGCAGATTCGGCTGCCGCGTACCCTGATGGGCGCCATAATCGGCGCGACGCTCGGGCTTACCGGCGCAGCCATGCAGGGGTTGTTTCGCAATCCCTTGGCTGACCCGGGCCTCATCGGCGTCTCGGGCGGAGCGGCACTGGGCGCGGCGCTGATAATCGTCCTTGGCAGCGGTTTGGTCGCCGTGCTGCCTGGAGGCCTGGAACCGTATCTGACGGCACTTGGCGCGTTCGTCGGTGGCGTCCTCAGCACCGTGCTGGTCTATCGGCTGGGTAGATCTTTGCATGGGGGTTCGGTGGCCAACATGCTGTTGGCAGGCGTGGCGATCACCACCCTGAGCGGCGCGCTGATCGGGTTGCTCGGTTATCTGGCCGATAACGCCATGCTGCGCACCCTGACGTTCTGGAACATGGGCACGCTGGCGCACGCCAGTTACGAGCGTGTCGCGATGCTGGCAATCTGTTGCGCACTGGTCTGGTGGCGACTGCCGCGTCGAGCGAAGGCACTCAACGCGCTGCTGCTAGGCGAATCGGAAGCGCACCATCTCGGGGTCCCGGTCGAGCGGCTGAAGTTCGAGCTGATCGTGCTGACTGCGCTAGGTGTCGCGGCCAGCGTCGCTGCAGCCGGCTTGATCGGCTTCGTCGGGCTTATGGTGCCGCACTTCGCCCGGTTGATGTTCGGTCCTGATCATCGCCGGGTACTACCGGCTTCGATGTTGATCGGGGCATCGTTGTTGCTGTTCGCCGATATCGCCGCGCGCCTGCTGCTGCTGCCTGCAGAGTTGCCGTTGGGTATCCTCACCGCCGTGATTGGCGCACCATTCTTCCTGGCCTTGCTGGTGCGGATGCGCGCAGGGGCCGGCCATGATTGA
- a CDS encoding pyridoxal phosphate-dependent aminotransferase yields MQHYQRAARARDIEPFHVMAVLARARALEAQGHDVIHMEIGEPDFTTPGPIVRAGQAALAAGKTGYTPALGLPALREAIAGWYARQYAVNVDPRRVVVTPGGSAALLLVSALLVDPGKRVMMADPGYPCNRHFLRLVEGAAELVPVGPETGYQLTPELIERHWNDACVAVMAASPANPTGTLLDRQQLAELAATTRRKGGHLIVDEIYHGLTYDCQASSALEVDPDAFVLNSFSKYFGMTGWRLGWLIAPEAAVPDLERLAQNLYICAPHMAQQAALDAFREDTLAICEARREAFGMRRDFLLPSLRELGLHIPVTPQGAFYLYADTSVLGGDSAQLCRHLIETRHVAVTPGLDFGHYRADQHVRFAYTTSLENLERGVERLQQGLETWRGC; encoded by the coding sequence ATGCAGCATTATCAACGGGCCGCCCGTGCGCGGGACATCGAACCCTTTCATGTGATGGCGGTACTGGCCCGGGCGCGAGCCCTCGAAGCGCAGGGTCACGACGTGATCCATATGGAAATCGGCGAGCCGGATTTCACCACGCCCGGGCCGATCGTGCGCGCCGGTCAGGCTGCGCTGGCGGCGGGCAAGACCGGCTATACGCCGGCGCTTGGGCTTCCCGCCCTGCGCGAAGCGATCGCCGGCTGGTACGCCCGGCAATATGCTGTGAATGTCGATCCTCGCCGGGTGGTGGTCACTCCCGGTGGGTCAGCGGCACTGTTGCTGGTCAGCGCCCTGCTGGTGGACCCTGGCAAGCGGGTGATGATGGCCGACCCCGGCTACCCGTGTAATCGACATTTCCTGCGTCTGGTCGAAGGCGCTGCCGAGTTGGTTCCGGTCGGCCCGGAAACCGGCTACCAGCTGACACCTGAGTTGATCGAGCGGCACTGGAATGACGCCTGCGTCGCGGTGATGGCGGCTTCGCCAGCCAACCCCACCGGGACTCTGCTCGATCGTCAGCAACTGGCCGAGCTGGCTGCTACCACGCGTCGCAAGGGCGGGCATCTGATCGTCGATGAGATTTATCATGGTCTCACCTACGACTGCCAGGCTTCTTCGGCGCTGGAAGTCGATCCCGATGCGTTCGTGCTGAACAGTTTCTCCAAGTATTTCGGCATGACCGGCTGGCGGCTCGGCTGGCTGATCGCTCCGGAAGCAGCCGTGCCAGACCTCGAACGGCTCGCGCAGAATCTGTATATCTGCGCTCCGCACATGGCTCAGCAGGCAGCGCTCGACGCGTTCAGAGAAGACACGCTGGCGATCTGCGAAGCCCGCCGGGAGGCGTTCGGCATGCGGCGCGACTTTCTCCTGCCCAGCTTGCGCGAGCTTGGTCTGCATATCCCTGTGACGCCGCAAGGCGCCTTCTATTTATACGCAGACACCAGCGTCCTGGGTGGCGACAGTGCGCAGTTGTGCCGTCATCTGATCGAAACCCGGCACGTGGCGGTGACGCCTGGCCTGGATTTCGGTCATTACCGCGCCGATCAGCATGTCCGGTTCGCCTATACCACCTCGCTGGAGAATCTGGAGCGAGGCGTCGAGCGCTTGCAGCAGGGGCTCGAGACATGGCGCGGATGTTGA
- the dksA gene encoding RNA polymerase-binding protein DksA — protein sequence MPSNAKEKSSMLRGFVPYKEQKGEEYMNERQLEHFANILNNWKKELMEEVDRTVHHMQDEAANFPDPADRASQEEEFSLELRARDRERKLIKKIDQTLQRIEEDDYGFCDSCGVEIGIRRLEARPTATLCIDCKTLAEIKERQIGG from the coding sequence ATGCCCAGCAATGCCAAAGAAAAAAGTTCAATGCTGCGCGGTTTTGTTCCCTACAAGGAACAGAAAGGTGAAGAGTACATGAACGAGCGTCAGCTCGAGCACTTCGCCAACATCCTCAACAACTGGAAAAAGGAGTTGATGGAAGAGGTCGACCGTACCGTGCATCACATGCAGGACGAAGCCGCCAACTTCCCCGACCCGGCCGACCGCGCCAGCCAGGAAGAAGAGTTCAGCCTCGAGCTACGCGCGCGTGACCGTGAGCGCAAGCTGATCAAGAAGATCGACCAGACTCTGCAGCGGATCGAAGAAGACGATTACGGCTTCTGCGACTCATGCGGCGTGGAGATTGGCATTCGTCGTCTTGAAGCGCGGCCGACAGCAACCCTGTGCATCGACTGCAAGACACTCGCTGAAATCAAGGAACGGCAGATCGGCGGCTGA
- a CDS encoding polynucleotide adenylyltransferase PcnB codes for MIRKLLQKIPYPFGRAAHRRTTPAIIPASQHTLRRERLSRNAVNVVERLQQAGFEAFAVGGCVRDLLLDLTPKDFDVATSATPEEVRATFRNARLIGRRFKLVHVHFGREIIEVATFRASHGDDSDEGTVSEQSRQSESGRLLRDNVYGTLEEDAQRRDFTINALYYNVSSGQIHDFANGLHDIRNRQVRLIGDPVQRYSEDPVRMLRAVRFAAKLDFDIEQHSAAPIREMADLLHDIPAARLFDEVLKLLMSGQGERTFDLLLKYDLFGPLFPDSDEAIEQNPEYALKLIRQALRNTDERVNEGRPVTPAFLFAALLWPALPQRLAELEERGIPTIPAQQQAAQELLAEQCRHTAIPKRFSIPLREIWDLQPRLERRSGRRADQMLEHPRFRAAYDFLLLREAAGEQTDGLGRWWTLYQDAGEEQRRKMIRELSADKPGSAKRPRTRRRRKPRTQGD; via the coding sequence ATGATTCGAAAGTTACTACAGAAAATTCCCTATCCTTTCGGGCGTGCCGCCCATCGCCGAACCACGCCTGCGATCATTCCGGCCAGCCAGCACACATTGCGCCGCGAGCGGCTCAGCCGAAATGCCGTCAATGTCGTCGAGCGTCTGCAACAGGCCGGCTTCGAAGCCTTCGCGGTGGGCGGTTGCGTTCGCGACCTTTTACTCGATCTCACGCCAAAAGACTTCGACGTCGCGACCAGCGCGACGCCGGAAGAAGTCCGCGCGACGTTCCGCAACGCACGCCTGATTGGCCGCCGCTTCAAACTGGTTCATGTGCACTTTGGCCGCGAAATAATAGAGGTCGCCACCTTCCGTGCCAGCCATGGTGACGATAGCGACGAAGGCACGGTCAGCGAACAGTCCCGTCAGAGTGAATCCGGCAGGCTGCTTCGCGATAACGTCTATGGGACACTGGAAGAAGACGCGCAGCGTCGCGACTTCACCATCAACGCGCTGTACTACAACGTCAGCAGCGGCCAGATCCACGACTTCGCCAACGGTCTGCATGACATTCGCAACCGCCAGGTACGCTTGATCGGCGACCCCGTTCAGCGTTACTCGGAAGACCCGGTTCGCATGTTGCGTGCGGTGCGTTTCGCGGCCAAGCTGGATTTCGATATCGAGCAGCATAGCGCGGCCCCGATTCGCGAGATGGCTGACCTGCTGCACGACATCCCGGCAGCGCGGCTGTTCGACGAGGTGCTCAAGTTGCTCATGAGCGGCCAGGGTGAACGCACCTTCGACCTGTTGCTCAAGTACGATCTGTTCGGACCGCTGTTTCCCGATAGCGACGAAGCCATCGAACAGAATCCCGAATACGCGCTCAAGCTGATACGCCAGGCTCTGCGTAACACCGATGAACGGGTCAACGAAGGTCGTCCGGTCACGCCGGCATTTCTGTTTGCCGCGCTGCTCTGGCCGGCCCTGCCGCAGCGATTGGCAGAGCTGGAAGAGCGTGGCATTCCGACGATACCGGCGCAGCAGCAGGCAGCGCAGGAGTTGCTCGCCGAGCAATGCCGCCACACCGCCATACCCAAGCGTTTCAGTATTCCGCTCCGCGAGATCTGGGATTTGCAGCCACGACTGGAGCGGCGCTCCGGCCGGCGTGCCGATCAGATGCTCGAGCATCCGCGATTCCGTGCAGCGTATGACTTCCTGCTGTTGCGCGAAGCGGCTGGCGAGCAGACCGATGGACTGGGTCGCTGGTGGACGCTGTATCAGGACGCCGGCGAGGAGCAGCGCCGCAAGATGATCCGCGAATTGAGCGCAGACAAGCCCGGCAGTGCCAAGCGGCCCCGGACTCGCCGGCGCCGCAAGCCGCGCACGCAGGGCGACTGA